A genomic window from Helicobacter pylori includes:
- the rpsE gene encoding 30S ribosomal protein S5 has translation MEEINREEFQEVVVNIGRVTKVVKGGRRFRFNALVVVGNKNGLVGFGLGKAKEVPDAIKKAVDDAFKNLIHVTIKGTTIAHDIEHKYNASRILLKPASEGTGVIAGGSTRPIVELAGIKDILTKSLGSNNPYNVVRATFDALAKIKA, from the coding sequence ATGGAAGAGATTAACAGAGAAGAGTTTCAAGAAGTCGTTGTGAATATTGGTCGTGTAACCAAAGTGGTTAAGGGTGGTAGGCGCTTCCGCTTTAACGCTTTAGTGGTTGTGGGCAATAAAAATGGGCTTGTAGGCTTTGGTTTAGGCAAGGCTAAAGAAGTCCCTGATGCGATCAAAAAAGCGGTAGATGATGCGTTTAAAAATTTGATTCATGTAACGATTAAAGGCACGACTATCGCTCATGATATTGAGCATAAATACAATGCGAGTCGCATTTTATTGAAACCGGCAAGTGAGGGGACAGGAGTGATTGCTGGGGGTTCAACACGCCCTATCGTGGAATTGGCAGGCATTAAGGATATTTTAACCAAATCTTTAGGCTCTAATAACCCTTATAATGTGGTGCGCGCGACTTTTGACGCTTTAGCTAAAATCAAAGCGTAG
- the rplR gene encoding 50S ribosomal protein L18, whose amino-acid sequence MNAKALYKKKALRDRRKLRIKSKLLGDALRPRVSVFRSNRYFYAQAIDDVKQNTITHIDGRKMGFKNTQEDAKKLGALFAEELKKAGIERVVYDRNGYLYHGVVAAFAESLRENGIAL is encoded by the coding sequence ATGAACGCAAAAGCATTATACAAAAAGAAAGCCTTAAGAGATCGCAGGAAATTAAGGATTAAAAGCAAGCTCTTAGGCGATGCATTAAGGCCTAGGGTGAGCGTTTTTCGTTCCAACCGCTATTTCTATGCGCAAGCGATTGATGATGTGAAACAAAACACCATAACGCATATTGATGGCAGGAAAATGGGCTTTAAAAACACGCAAGAAGACGCTAAAAAATTAGGCGCTCTCTTTGCTGAAGAATTGAAAAAAGCAGGGATTGAGCGGGTGGTTTATGACAGGAATGGTTACCTCTATCATGGCGTGGTGGCAGCGTTTGCTGAAAGCTTGAGAGAGAACGGGATCGCTCTATGA